A stretch of DNA from bacterium:
GGCGCCTGGCCTTCGACGACGCCTCCACCGGCGGCTCGATCATCGTCTTCGGACCGCAGCGGGACATGCTGCGCGTGGCGAAGAACTTCATGGAGTTCTTCGACGAGGAGTCCTGCGGCCAGTGCACGCCCTGCCGCCGCGGCAACCGCGTGCTGCTGGAAGGAATCGGGAAGCTTGAGGCGGGATGCTGCTCCCTGGCCTATCTGCAGGAGCTGAAGGCCCTGGGCCAGACCATGCAGCTGGCTTCCAAGTGCGGGTTGGGGCAGAGCAGCCCCAACGCCTTCCTGTCGATCGTGGAGCACTTCAAGGACGAGATCCTGGCCCGGCAGTCGGCCTGAGGCCGCGCCCGTAGGAGGAACGATGAGCACCGAGAGCAGAATGAATCCCGATACGAGCCGCGCCCCTGTCTCCCAGAAGGCGCAGCAGATCGCCCCCCACGCCGACGAGAACGCTGTCGGCGCGCAGGTCCGCATGTCCATCGACGGCCAGGAGATCAAAGTGCCCATGGGCACCACCATCCTGGACGCGGCCAAGCGCCTGGGCATCCACATCCCCACCCTCTGCCACCACGCCGACCTGTGCAGCGCCGGCCTCTGCCGTGTCTGCGTCGTCGAGGTGGAGGGCCAACGCGCCCTGCAAGCCGCCTGCGCCTACCCCGTCACCAGTCCCTTGACGATCCACACCCACACGCGCAAGGTGCGCAACGCCCGGCGCCATGTGATCGACCTCTTGCTCAGCGAGCACGTGGGTGAATGCTACACCTGCTTCCGCACCAACAACTGCGAGCTGCAGTCCCTGGCCAAGGAGATGGGCGTGACCCATTTCCGCTTCGGCCAGCGCACGGAACGCCGGCACATGACGGACACGAGCAGCTATTCCGTCGTGCGCAACATGGACAAGTGCGTGCTCTGCCGCCGCTGCGTGCGCACCTGCATCGACCTGCAGGAGGTGGGCGTGCTGGAAGCCTGCCACCGCGGCAGCGAGACGGCAATCGAGACCTTCCGCGACAAGCCCCTGGGCGAGGTGGTCTGCATCAACTGCGGGCAGTGCATCAACCGCTGCCCCACCGGCGCCCTGCGCGCCAACGACCCCACCGAGGAGATCTGGCGCCTCATCGACGACCCAAGCAAGCACGTCGTCATCCAGACCGCCCCGGCCCCCCGCGCCGCCATCGGCGAGTGCTTCGGCTGCGAGCCGGGCACACCCATGACCTTCGAGATGAATACGGCGCTCAAGCTCTGCGGCTTCGACAAGGCCTTCGACACCAACTTCACGGCGGACTTGACCATCATCGAGGAGGGGACGGAGCTGCTGCTGCGCCTCCACCGCGCGCTGGTCCAGGGCGACCGCGAGGCGGCCCTGCCCCAGTTCACCAGTTGCTCGCCGGGCTGGGTCAAATACCTCGAGCACTTCTACCCGGAGTACATCCCCAACCTGAGCAGCGCCAAAAGCCCGCAACAGATGTTCGGCGCGGTGATCAAGACCTACTACGCCCAGCTGCACAACATCGACCCCAAGGACATCGTCACCGTGGCGCTGATGCCCTGCTCGGCCAAGAAGTTCGAGTGCAACCGCCCGGAGATGCGCGACAGCGGCGTCAAGGACGTGGACTACGGCCTGACCACGCGGGAGCTGGCCCAGATGTTCATGGAGGCGGGCATCGACCTGCCGCGCCTGCCCAAGTCGGATTTTGATGATCCCTTCGGCACGGCGACGGGCTCGGGCGTCATCTTCGGCGCCACGGGCGGCGTGATGGAGGCGGCGCTGCGCACGGTGATCGAGGTGGTGTGCGGCATCCAGGTGGAGAACCTCTTCGACCACGCCGACATCATCCCGGTGCGCGGCTTCGACGGCATCCGCTACGTGGAACTGCCCATCCAGGACGTCGGCCCGGTCATCCCCATGTTCAAGCACCTGGTGGACAGCTGGTCCTGGTTGAAGGGCGCCACCCTCAAGGTGGCGGTGGCCCACGGCACGGCCAACGCCAAGAGAGTGATGGACGACATCAAGGCGGGCGGCCGCTTCAGCGAGTGCCATTTCATCGAGTTCATGGGCTGTCCGGGCGGCTGCCTGGGTGGCGGTGGACAGCCGATTCCCACCTCGCCCGAGATCCGCGCGGCGCGGGCCAAGGCCATCTACGCGGAGGACAGCTCCTACAAGGTGCGCAAGTCGCACGAGAATCCGGCCGTGCTGGAACTCTACACCAAGTTCCTGACGGAAGGCCCCTGCGGACATCTCAGCCACAAGCTGCTGCACACCCACTACACGGCGCGCGGCAAGTTCATGGCCTGATCGATCATGGCCCGGAGCTTGCCGGCTTCGGGCCTTTTCATGGACAGATCGCCGACCTGGGAGTGGGATGTTCTGGTTGAGGAAGCGGACGGCCGGGGCTACGTTGAAAGCGGTGGCCGGGCGCCGGCGGAAAGGAATCCGAATTGGACACGACGATTCGCATCGACGGGCGGCAGATCGAAGCGGTGCTGCAAGGGGCGCGCGGCCATGACGCCGCCGCCGTGCGCGAGGTGCTGGCCTGCGCCGCGCTGGGCCGCGGCCTGGATGACGGACAGATGGCCACCTTGATGGGTGTGAGCGACCCGGAGCTGCTCGCGGAGCTTTTCGCCACGGCGGCGCAGGTCAAGCGCGAGATCTACGGCAACCGCCTGGTCATCTTCGCCCCCCTCTACATCTCCAACCTCTGCGCCAACGATTGCGCCTACTGCGCCTTCAGCGTCAAGAACAAGGGTTTGAAACGCCGCGCCCTGCGCCAGGACGAGATTGCCCGCGAGGTGCTCCACCTCATCCGCACCGGCCACAAGCGCGTGCTGCTGGTGGCGGGCGAGGCTTATCCGCGCCAGGGTTTCCGCTACGTGCTGGACTCCATCGAGACGGTCTACCAGACGAAGGAGGGCCCCGGCGAGATCCGCCGCGTCAACGTCAACGTGGCCCCGCTCACGGTGGAGGAGTTCCGCGAGCTGAAGGGCGCGCGCATCGGCACCTACCAGATCTTCCAGGAGACCTACCACCCGGAGACCTACAAGGCCGTCCACACGCGCGGCCCCAAGTCCGACTACGACTGGCGCATCACGGCCATGGACCGCGCCATGACGGCGGGGATCGACGACGTGGGCGTGGGCGTCCTCTTCGGCCTCTTCGACTGGCGCTGGGAGCTGCTCGCCCTCATGCAGCACGTGCGCCACCTGGAGAAGCACTTCGGCTGCGGGCCGCACACGGTGAGCGTGCCGCGCCTGGAGCCGGCCGCGGGCTCCAGCATCAGCGAGCATCCGCCCAAGCCCGTCTCCGACATCGAGTTCCGCAAGCTGGTGGCCATCCTGCGCCTGGCCGTGCCCTACACGGGCATCATCATGTCCACGCGCGAGACGACCGTGATGCGCCGCGCCACCTTCGCCCTGGGCGTCTCGCAGATCTCGGCGGGCAGCCGCACCAATCCCGGCGGCTACGAGGACGAGGAGGAGGCCTGCGACCGTGTCTCCGTCGAGGGGGACGACCAGGCCGCCCTGCGCGCCCACGAGCTGGAGGAGGAGACGGGCGCCCAGTTCAGCCTGGGCGACCACCGCGAGCTGGACGAGGTGGTGGCCGACCTGGTGCGCATGGAATACATCCCCAGCTTCTGCACGGGCTGCTATCGCCTGGGGCGCACGGGCATGGACTTCATGGACCTGGCCAAGCCGGGGGACATCCGTGCCCACTGCGACCCCAACGCCGTCTCCACCTTCCTCGAGTACCTGCTTGACTACGCCAGCCCGGCCACCCGCGCCGCCGGCGAGGTCCTTATTCCCGAGCTGCTGGAGAAGATGGCCGATGGTCCGCGCGAGACCTCGCGCCGCCTGGTGGAGCAGGTGCGGGCCGGGCGGCGGGATGTCTACTGCTGATCCTTCCAGCTATGGGATACGAGCGGATGTGAGTGTCGATATCGATATCGATATCGATATCGAAATGGGTGCCGCGGAAGATTGCGAGGGGAGCGGATGAAGACCCGGATCGAGCGCGATCTGCTGGGCGAGCGCGACGTGCCGGAGCACGCGCGCTGGGGCATCCACGGCCTGCGGGCCCGTGAGAACTTCCCCCTGAGCGGCCGCCCCTGCCATCCGGAGCTGGTCAAGGCCTACGGGCTGGTCAAGCTGGCCTGCGCCCGCATGAACGAGTCGCTGGGCCTCTGGCGGGACGACCCTGCCCGCGGCGAGGCCATCCGGCGCGCCTGCCGGGAGCTGGCCGACGGGGAAGGCCTGGAGCAGGTGGTGGGCGACGCCCTGCAGGGCGGCGCCGGCACCAGCCTCAACATGACCGTCAACGAGGTGCTGGCCAATCGCGCCCTGGAACTGCTGGGCGAGCCGCGCGGCACCTGTGGCCGCGTCTCGCCGGCGGACGACCTCAACCGCCACCAGTCCACCAACGACACCTACCCCACCGCCCTCCGCCTGGCCGCCCTGCGTGGTCTGAAGGTATTGGAGCAGGCCGTGCTCGAGCTGCAGGAGGCCTTCCAGGACCGCGAGCGCGCGTTCGCGCACCTGGTCAAGGTGGGGCGCACCCAGTTGCAGGACGCCGTGCTGACGACCCTGGGGCGGAGCATGTCCGCCTATGCCGAGGCCCTCTCCCGCGACCGCTGGCGCATCTTCAAAGCCCAGGAGCGCCTGCGCGTCGTCAACCTGGGCGGCACAGCCATCGGCAGCGGGCTGGGCGCGCCGCGGGCCTTCGTCTTCGGCGCCGTGGACCACTTGCGCGAGCTGAGCGGCCTGCCCCTGGCCCGCGCCGAGAATCTGCTGGAGGCCACCCAGAACGCCGACGTCTTCGTGGAGACGGGCGGCCTGCTCAAGGCCCTGGCCGTGACCCTGAAGAAGAGCGCCAACGACCTGCGCCTGTTGGCCAGCGGACCGGAGGCGGGGCTGGGCGAGCTGCGCCTCCCCCCCCGCCAGGCCGGGAGCAGCATCATGCCGGGCAAGGTCAATCCCGTCATCCCCGAGGCGGTCGTCCAGGTGGCGATGCTGGTGGAGGGCAACGACGTGGCCATCACCCAGGCGGCGGGGGCGGGCACCCTCGAACTCAACCCCTTCCTGCCCCTCATCGCCGACCGCCTGCTGGAGTCGTTGGACCTGCTCACCGCGGTCTGCCGCATCTACCGAACGCACTGCGTGCTGGGGCTGGAAGCCAACGAGGAGCGGCTCATCGCCCAGGTGGAGGGCTCCACCGCGGCGGCCACGGCCCTGGTGCCGCGCCTGGGCCACGAGGCGGTCTGTGCGCTGGTGGAACGGTCCCGAGCCGCCGGCCGCACCATCCGCGGGCAGGTGCTGGCCGAAGGCCTGCTGACGGAGGAGGAGTACCGGGCGGCCATCTCGCCGGAAGCGGTCACGCGGCTGGGGTCGTGAGCATGGATTGCCAAAATCACGCGGAGGCGGGACGATGCCCAAGGTGAGGAAGGGCCTGCGCCTGCACATCGGCATCTTCGGCCGGCGCAACGTGGGCAAGAGCAGCCTGCTCAACGCCCTGACCCGCCAGCAGGCGGCCATTGTCAGCGCGGTGGCGGGCACGACGACGGACCCGGTGGAGAAGCCCATGGAGCTGCAGCCGCTGGGCCCCGTCCTCTTCATCGACACGGCCGGCATCGACGACGAAGGCGCCCTGGGCGGGCAGCGCATCGCCAAGACGCGCCAGGTGCTGGACCGGACGGATTTGGGCGTCATCGTCTGCGACCAGCCCGTCTGGGGCGGCTTCGAGCAGCACCTGCTCGAGGAGTTGCAGACCCGCCAGGTGCCGGTGGTGGCGGTTTTCAGCAAGGGTGACCTCGTGGCGGCGGACGAGGCGGAGGTCTGCCGCCTGGCCGCCCTGGGCCTGGCCGTGGTGCGCACGACGGCGACCGCGGGGCCGCAAGGGGCGCTGGGCCTGGCCGCCGGCGTGGCCGACCTGCGCGAGGCCCTGCTCGAGAAGGCGCCGGAGGAATGGCTCAACCAGCCGGCGCTGCTGGCCGACCTGGTGCGTCCCGGCGAGCCGGTCGTGCTGGTCGTGCCCATCGACAAGGAGGCCCCCGCCGGCCGCCTCATCCTGCCGCAGCAGCAGGCCATCCGCGAGTTGCTCGACGCCGACGCCTGGGCCCTGGTCGTCAAGGAGCGGGAGCTGTCCGGCGCCCTGGCCGCGCTGGGCCGCCCGCCGGCCTTGGTCGTGACGGATTCCCAGGCCTTCCTCAAGGTGGCGGCCGACACGCCTCCCACCGTGCCCATGACCTCCTTCTCGATCCTGTTCGCCCGCCGCCAAGGCGACCTGACCGAGCTGGCGCGCGGCGCGGCGGCCATCGAGCGGCTGCGGGCCGGGGACCGCGTGCTGGTGGCCGAAGCCTGCGGCCACCACCCGGGTGGCGAGGACATCGGCCGCGTCAAGATTCCCCGCTGGCTGCGGCAGGTGGTGGGCGGCGCCCTCGAGTTCGACCACGTCCAGGGCCACGACTTCCCGCCGGACCTGTCGCCCTGGCGGCTGGTCATCCACTGCGGCGCCTGCATGTGGAACCGCCGCGAGGTGCTGAACCGGCTGCTCCACTGCCGGAGGGCCGGAGTGCCCATGACCAATTACGGCATCGCCATCGCCGCCAGCCTGGGTATCCTGGAGCGGGCCCTCGCCCCCTTCCCGGCCGCGCTGGAAGCCTGGCGGGAAGAGCGGCTGGGCGGCTGAGGGATCCCCGACCGGCACGGGACAAGCGGCCAGGAACGAAACTCGGAGCAGCGCCTTGATCCCCAATGAAGGGACGCCATCGCACGAAGAGATCCTCGCCTGGTTGCGCGAGGAGGACCCTTCCCGCCTCGAGAAGCTGTGGGCCGCCGCCGACGAGACCCGCCGCCGCCATGTGGGCGACGAGGTGCACCGGCGCGGCCTGATCGAGATCAGCAACCACTGCGTGCGCCGCTGCGCCTATTGCGGCATCCGCTCGGCCAACACGGAGGTGGTGCGCTACCGCATGGAGCCGGATGAGATCCTGGAGTGCGCCCGCCAGGCCAAGGTCTTCGGCTACGGCACGGTGGTGGTGCAGTCCGGCGAGGACCGCGCCCACACGACGGAAGCCGTCGCCGAGCTGGTGCGGCGCATCGCAGGCGAGACGGGCCTGGCCATCACCCTCAGCCTGGGGGAGCGACCCCTGGCCGATTACGAGGCCTGGCGCCGCGCCGGCGCCGACCGCTACTTGCTCCGTTTCGAGACGACCGACCCGGAGCTCTTCGCCCGCATCCACCCCGGCTACCCCGGGCGCGAACCGCGCTTGGCCATCCTGCGGCACCTGCGCGAGCTGGACTACGAGGTGGGCAGCGGCGTCATGATCGGCATTCCCGGCCAGTCCTACGAAAGCCTGGCGCGGGATCTCGAACTCTTCCGCGAACTGGACCTGGACATGATCGGCGTGGGGCCCTACATCCCCCACCCCGCCACGCCCCTGGGACAGGATGGCCACCCGGACTACCCGCCAGCCCCCGCCGGCCGGCAGGTCCCCAACACGGAGGAGATGACCTACAAGGTCGTCGCCCTGACCCGCCTGGTGCGGCCCGACGCCAACATCCCCAGCACCACCGCCCTGGCCACGTTGAACAAGGAGCAGGGTCGGGAGCTGGGCCTCATGCGCGGCGCCAACATCGTCATGCCCAATCTCACGCCGCCCAAGTACCGCGTCCTCTATGAGATCTACCCGGGCAAGGCCTGCCTCTCGGAGACGGCGGCCCAATGCTCCCTCTGCCTGGAGGGGCGCATCTACAACATCGGCCGGGTGCCGGGAACCGGACCGGGCTGGCGCCCCGGCCATGAGCCGGCGGGCCGCTAGGCGCCGCGGAGAAATCCCCGGCCACACATTTCCCTTGCTTGATCGTCCGGCCGCTGCTGTCTTGTCGGAGCGCCGGCCCGCCGCGCGAAGCGGCGGGACCTGCCGCCCCAACGGGAGGTCGTTTCATGATGAATAGCATCTGGGCCCGCATCCTGGTCATCGCCGGACCGCTCTTGATGGTGCTGGGCGCCGTCGATCCCCTGGAAGGTTCCATCGCCATCGGCGTTGGCGCTGTCCTGGGATCGCTGGGCGTGCGCCTGGGCGGCCGGCCGGACAAGCGCATCCTGCTCTGGGGGTTGACCGTCATCGGCGTGCTGTCCCTCCTCCTCCTGTTCCGGGCCGCCACCGCCCGGCAGCCCATGCTGCTGATCCCCTTCGGCCTGGTCGCGCTCTCCCTGTTGATGCTGTGGTGGGGCCTGCGCCGGGGAGCGCCGGCCGACCGGACCTGCGTCTACGGCAGCACGGGCCTGATTTGCTTCGGCGTGGCCGCCATGTGGGTCCTGAGTGCCTACGGTGGTTTTGGCGAGGGCGCACTCTCCTGGTGGTGGGCCCTGCTGGTGCTGCCCTTCCCCGTGGGCTGGCTGCGGCACCTTTTCAGCATCGGACGCTGGATCGGCGAGGGGGCCGATGCGGCCACGCCCGCGGCCTGAGGCGCGCGGCGGCGACAACCCACTGTCTCGGACCCCCACCTGACGAAGGTGAGCGCGAGCGGGGAGACGCGAGCCAGAGGATTGCTCATGCTGAGAAACGCATGGCACCGAATGGCCGGAGCCCTTACCTTCTGGTCACCCCCGCATCGTCCAACTGGCAACGGTGACACATGTTGAGCATCCTGGACTTGTCTCCTGGCAGCAAGCGGACCGGTTCAAATGCTGGAGTAGCTCGAGTTGGATCCGGCCCATCGCGGTGGCGGGTTGGTCCCTTTGCGTTTCTGGCCCTGTGGCTGATCGTGGTGCTGGTGCGGTCCCCTGGTTGTGTCTGTCTGGATCCGATCGTGTCCATCGGGTGCCAAGGCGTCACTGATGTCGCAGCAGACGGTGATTACCTGGCTTTGGTGAGGAAGAGCTGGTCCCAGGCCTATCTTCGCACCTACGGACTAGGATCGCTTGGAGAGCCGGTCTTCCAGTATGAGCGTGGCCTTGTCACTTCGGCCTCTTTCTCGGTCTTCGTCATTCCGGGGGCGGTGGTCGTCTATCGGACGGCGGTCGACGGCAGCTGCTCTTATGACGTGTACCGGAACGGCGTCTATGAGATGCTGGCCTATCTTGGCAGCGTGCCCTCCGAGCCCGGCGGGAATCCCGCGGCGGCCATGGTCCAGGACGTCCTCTGCACGGCCAACCCCAAATCCGTCTCCTTCACGCGCCTGACCGGGTCAAGACTGAATCACCTGGATAGCGTACCCCATTCCGACGTCCGCCTGTGTCGCCGTCAACGAGAGCACCAGCTGGTGGCGCTGAGCAACGACACGATCTTCGTCTACGAGATCCAGCGCCGCAAGGCCCCAAGGTTGTCACAGACCTTCCGCGTGGATCGCGCGACCACGGATGTGATTCCGGATCCGGACAACCTCTTCCTGGTCTCGCGTGGGGGAATCCGGCGTTGCCGGACCCAGGGGGAATCCCTGGTGGTGCAGGCCGAGGCCCCTTGGCCAGGAGGGGACGCGCCGGACCTGCGTTTCATTGGTGCGACGGATTCCCTGCTCTTCTTCCGCAGTGCCCGGGGGGATGTGGCCCTGGACGTGGGTGACCGCGACCGCATGCGCTGGTGCGGCCTCCTGCCCTGGAGCCGCTGCGTCGTGGACCCCCGACACAACACGGCCATCAGTCTGGAACGATGCCTTCAGGCCGACTCCCTGATTGTGTTCGGCCTGGACTGCCGGTTGCCGGACCTGGACCTGCGGGGGGAGACGCTGGACGATCCCCTGCCTCTGACCCTGGTCCCGGGCCTTCCCCTGGTCGTGGCCGGCAGCACCGACCTGTATCGCGCCGACTTCACGGATTGCGATGCTTGCGCTTGCCACACGTGGTATTGGCACAATCCCAACCACTACGATTGGTCAGAGACAAAGGAGTGGCACGCCTGGGGCAACGATGTCTGCTACCAGTTCACAACCGACTTCTCCGGCCGGCTGGATTGCCTGTTGACGGCCAGCTACAACGCCGATGTGGCGATCCTGGGACCAACGAATGTGCTCGCCTGCGGCCCGGGTCCCCATAGCCTGCACCTGGATCCAGGCACCTATACCCTGGTCGTCGACGGAACCTATGGCGAGGTCCATGGTGGCTCACACAACGGAGATTGGAGTTCTCTGACCCACGACAGCAGCGGGCGTTATGCCCTCACGTTGAATTGGATGCCGGAGACCTCGCCGCTGGGACAGGTGACACCGAGCGGTTTCCTTCTGGGGGAACCCGCCCCCAACCCCTTCAACCCCGCCACACGTCTGGATCTGACGCTGAGCATACCCACGCCGGTGCGCGCCGAGATCGTCGACCTGGCCGGCCGGCGTGTGCGGCTGCTGGAGGAGGGCGTCCTGCCGGCGGGCTCCCATGCGCTGCACTGGGACGGGCGGAGCGAGAGCGGCGCCCCGGCGGCCTCGGGGCTCTACTTGGCGGTGGTCGCGG
This window harbors:
- the hydG gene encoding [FeFe] hydrogenase H-cluster radical SAM maturase HydG, whose amino-acid sequence is MQGARGHDAAAVREVLACAALGRGLDDGQMATLMGVSDPELLAELFATAAQVKREIYGNRLVIFAPLYISNLCANDCAYCAFSVKNKGLKRRALRQDEIAREVLHLIRTGHKRVLLVAGEAYPRQGFRYVLDSIETVYQTKEGPGEIRRVNVNVAPLTVEEFRELKGARIGTYQIFQETYHPETYKAVHTRGPKSDYDWRITAMDRAMTAGIDDVGVGVLFGLFDWRWELLALMQHVRHLEKHFGCGPHTVSVPRLEPAAGSSISEHPPKPVSDIEFRKLVAILRLAVPYTGIIMSTRETTVMRRATFALGVSQISAGSRTNPGGYEDEEEACDRVSVEGDDQAALRAHELEEETGAQFSLGDHRELDEVVADLVRMEYIPSFCTGCYRLGRTGMDFMDLAKPGDIRAHCDPNAVSTFLEYLLDYASPATRAAGEVLIPELLEKMADGPRETSRRLVEQVRAGRRDVYC
- a CDS encoding NADH-dependent [FeFe] hydrogenase, group A6: MSTESRMNPDTSRAPVSQKAQQIAPHADENAVGAQVRMSIDGQEIKVPMGTTILDAAKRLGIHIPTLCHHADLCSAGLCRVCVVEVEGQRALQAACAYPVTSPLTIHTHTRKVRNARRHVIDLLLSEHVGECYTCFRTNNCELQSLAKEMGVTHFRFGQRTERRHMTDTSSYSVVRNMDKCVLCRRCVRTCIDLQEVGVLEACHRGSETAIETFRDKPLGEVVCINCGQCINRCPTGALRANDPTEEIWRLIDDPSKHVVIQTAPAPRAAIGECFGCEPGTPMTFEMNTALKLCGFDKAFDTNFTADLTIIEEGTELLLRLHRALVQGDREAALPQFTSCSPGWVKYLEHFYPEYIPNLSSAKSPQQMFGAVIKTYYAQLHNIDPKDIVTVALMPCSAKKFECNRPEMRDSGVKDVDYGLTTRELAQMFMEAGIDLPRLPKSDFDDPFGTATGSGVIFGATGGVMEAALRTVIEVVCGIQVENLFDHADIIPVRGFDGIRYVELPIQDVGPVIPMFKHLVDSWSWLKGATLKVAVAHGTANAKRVMDDIKAGGRFSECHFIEFMGCPGGCLGGGGQPIPTSPEIRAARAKAIYAEDSSYKVRKSHENPAVLELYTKFLTEGPCGHLSHKLLHTHYTARGKFMA
- the hydF gene encoding [FeFe] hydrogenase H-cluster maturation GTPase HydF, which codes for MPKVRKGLRLHIGIFGRRNVGKSSLLNALTRQQAAIVSAVAGTTTDPVEKPMELQPLGPVLFIDTAGIDDEGALGGQRIAKTRQVLDRTDLGVIVCDQPVWGGFEQHLLEELQTRQVPVVAVFSKGDLVAADEAEVCRLAALGLAVVRTTATAGPQGALGLAAGVADLREALLEKAPEEWLNQPALLADLVRPGEPVVLVVPIDKEAPAGRLILPQQQAIRELLDADAWALVVKERELSGALAALGRPPALVVTDSQAFLKVAADTPPTVPMTSFSILFARRQGDLTELARGAAAIERLRAGDRVLVAEACGHHPGGEDIGRVKIPRWLRQVVGGALEFDHVQGHDFPPDLSPWRLVIHCGACMWNRREVLNRLLHCRRAGVPMTNYGIAIAASLGILERALAPFPAALEAWREERLGG
- the hydE gene encoding [FeFe] hydrogenase H-cluster radical SAM maturase HydE, with the translated sequence MIPNEGTPSHEEILAWLREEDPSRLEKLWAAADETRRRHVGDEVHRRGLIEISNHCVRRCAYCGIRSANTEVVRYRMEPDEILECARQAKVFGYGTVVVQSGEDRAHTTEAVAELVRRIAGETGLAITLSLGERPLADYEAWRRAGADRYLLRFETTDPELFARIHPGYPGREPRLAILRHLRELDYEVGSGVMIGIPGQSYESLARDLELFRELDLDMIGVGPYIPHPATPLGQDGHPDYPPAPAGRQVPNTEEMTYKVVALTRLVRPDANIPSTTALATLNKEQGRELGLMRGANIVMPNLTPPKYRVLYEIYPGKACLSETAAQCSLCLEGRIYNIGRVPGTGPGWRPGHEPAGR
- a CDS encoding FlgD immunoglobulin-like domain containing protein; translated protein: MRKSWSQAYLRTYGLGSLGEPVFQYERGLVTSASFSVFVIPGAVVVYRTAVDGSCSYDVYRNGVYEMLAYLGSVPSEPGGNPAAAMVQDVLCTANPKSVSFTRLTGSRLNHLDSVPHSDVRLCRRQREHQLVALSNDTIFVYEIQRRKAPRLSQTFRVDRATTDVIPDPDNLFLVSRGGIRRCRTQGESLVVQAEAPWPGGDAPDLRFIGATDSLLFFRSARGDVALDVGDRDRMRWCGLLPWSRCVVDPRHNTAISLERCLQADSLIVFGLDCRLPDLDLRGETLDDPLPLTLVPGLPLVVAGSTDLYRADFTDCDACACHTWYWHNPNHYDWSETKEWHAWGNDVCYQFTTDFSGRLDCLLTASYNADVAILGPTNVLACGPGPHSLHLDPGTYTLVVDGTYGEVHGGSHNGDWSSLTHDSSGRYALTLNWMPETSPLGQVTPSGFLLGEPAPNPFNPATRLDLTLSIPTPVRAEIVDLAGRRVRLLEEGVLPAGSHALHWDGRSESGAPAASGLYLAVVAAGGELRTRKLLLLR
- a CDS encoding aspartate ammonia-lyase; translation: MKTRIERDLLGERDVPEHARWGIHGLRARENFPLSGRPCHPELVKAYGLVKLACARMNESLGLWRDDPARGEAIRRACRELADGEGLEQVVGDALQGGAGTSLNMTVNEVLANRALELLGEPRGTCGRVSPADDLNRHQSTNDTYPTALRLAALRGLKVLEQAVLELQEAFQDRERAFAHLVKVGRTQLQDAVLTTLGRSMSAYAEALSRDRWRIFKAQERLRVVNLGGTAIGSGLGAPRAFVFGAVDHLRELSGLPLARAENLLEATQNADVFVETGGLLKALAVTLKKSANDLRLLASGPEAGLGELRLPPRQAGSSIMPGKVNPVIPEAVVQVAMLVEGNDVAITQAAGAGTLELNPFLPLIADRLLESLDLLTAVCRIYRTHCVLGLEANEERLIAQVEGSTAAATALVPRLGHEAVCALVERSRAAGRTIRGQVLAEGLLTEEEYRAAISPEAVTRLGS